A portion of the Oreochromis niloticus isolate F11D_XX linkage group LG10, O_niloticus_UMD_NMBU, whole genome shotgun sequence genome contains these proteins:
- the LOC100703714 gene encoding multidrug and toxin extrusion protein 1 isoform X2 — protein sequence MEDLVSESTCRGVIGQSKTDELPPPAALSVDSSCRSCLKSIKRWVPLDYKHEMVQLLKLAGPVFISHLMSFLISFVSAVFCGHLGKTELAGVALAIAVINVTGISIGCGLISAFDTLISQTYGSGNLKRVGVILQRGVLILLLACFPCWALLINTQSILLAIRQSTEVARLSQLYVKIFMPALPAAFMYHLQGSYLQNQGIMWPQVISGAMGNVLNAVINYILLSVLDLGIAGSAAANAISQYSLAVFLFLYIYVKGLHIPTWDGWSGDCLQEWGSFFHLALPSMLMHCLEWWLYELAGFLAGVISETELAAQSVVYEVAVVVFMFPAGFSAAASVRVGKALGGGNTDQAKLSSKVSLLCALSVSCFLGAFLGISKDVIGYIFTTERDIIQRVANIMKLYSFIHVAEAISGVTGSIVRGAGKQKIGALCSLVGYYLIGFPIGVSLMFPVKMGILGLWTGFLISASLQSMFFIVFLCKLNWTKATEEALVRAGVHITERNTNASLSALDPREKYMRTSRSSSLTPVEERPEPLSSDQKPLGAVALSTRQLVLRRGATVLLMFVILAAGVIISEVLIRLLEK from the exons ATGGAAGATTTAGTATCTGAAAGTACATGTAGAGGGGTAATTGGTCAGTCCAAAACAGACGAAttgcctcctcctgctgctctcaGTGTTGACTCATCCTGCAGATCCTGCCTGAAAAGCATCAAGCGCTGGGTGCCTTTGGACTACAAGCATGAAATGGTTCAGCTTTTAAAACTTGCGGGTCCTGTG ttcatttcacaTTTGATGAGCTTCCTGATCAGCTTCGTCAGCGCGGTGTTCTGCGGTCACCTGGGAAAGACGGAGCTGGCAGGGGTGGCGTTAGCAATAGCA GTCATAAATGTCACAGGTATTTCCATTGGCTGTGGTTTGATATCAGCATTTGATACTCTCATATCGCAG aCTTATGGAAGTGGTAACCTGAAGCGTGTAGGAGTGATACTCCAAAGAGGAGTTTTGATCCTCCTCTTAGCCTGTTTCCCCTGCTGGGCTCTCCTTATTAACACTCAGTCCATTTTGCTTGCTATCAGGCAGAGCACGGAGGTTGCAAG ACTGTCGCAGCTGTATGTGAAGATCTTTATGCCGGCTCTGCCA GCTGCCTTCATGTACCATCTGCAGGGGAGTTATCTTCAGAATCAG GGCATCATGTGGCCCCAGGTGATATCCGGAGCCATGGgaaatgttttaaatgctgTTATCAATTACATCCTCCTCAGTGTTCTGGATCTGGGGATTGC GGGATCCGCAGCTGCCAATGCCATCTCACAGTACTCCCTggctgtgtttctgtttttatacaTCTACGTCAAAGGGCTGCACATACCTACATGGGATG GCTGGTCTGGAGACTGCCTGCAAGAATGGGGTTCCTTCTTCCACTTGGCCCTCCCCAGCATGCTGATGCACTGTCTGGAGTGGTGGTTGTATGAGCTTGCAGGGTTCCTGGCTGGTGTCATCAGTGAAACAGAGTTGGCGGCTCAGTCTGTagtttatgaagtggctgttgtGGTTTTCATG TTTCCTGCGGGCTTTTCTGCTGCTGCCAGTGTAAGGGTTGGAAAGGCTCTTGGTGGTGGGAACACAGACCAAGCGAAGCTGTCCAGCAAGGTCTCCCTTCTCTGTGCAT TAAGTGTCTCATGTTTCCTTGGAGCCTTTCTTGGTATATCCAAGGATGTGATTGGTTACATATTTACCACAGAGAG AGACATTATACAGAGGGTGGCTAATATCATGAAGCTATACAGTTTCATCCATGTTGCTGAGGCTATTTCG GGTGTGACAGGAAGCATTGTCAGGGGTGCAGGGAAGCAGAAGATTGGTGCGCTGTGCAGCTTGGTGGGATACTACCTCATTGGGTTCCCGATTGGAGTATCTTTAATGTTCCCCGTGAAAATGGGAATTTTAG GGCTTTGGACTGGGTTTTTAATTAGTGCTTCTTTGCAGTCCATGTTTTTTATAGTTTTCCTGTGTAAACTAAACTGGACGAAAGCCACTGAGGAG GCACTTGTAAGAGCAGGAGTCCATATTACAGAGAGGAATACTAATG CTTCCCTCAGTGCCCTGGACCCAAGGGAAAAATACATGAGGACCAGCCGATCCAGTTCTCTGACTCCAGTAGAAGAAAGGCCAGAGCCACTCAGTTCAGATCAGAAGCCCTTGGGCGCCGTGGCCTTATCCACCAGGCAGCTGGTGTTACGGCGTGGTGCCACTGTGCTGCTAATGTTCGTCATCCTTGCTGCTGGAGTTATCATCAGCGAAGTTCTCATCAGACTCCTTGAAAAGTGA
- the LOC100703714 gene encoding multidrug and toxin extrusion protein 1 isoform X1, which yields MEDLVSESTCRGVIGQSKTDELPPPAALSVDSSCRSCLKSIKRWVPLDYKHEMVQLLKLAGPVFISHLMSFLISFVSAVFCGHLGKTELAGVALAIAVGYLVINVTGISIGCGLISAFDTLISQTYGSGNLKRVGVILQRGVLILLLACFPCWALLINTQSILLAIRQSTEVARLSQLYVKIFMPALPAAFMYHLQGSYLQNQGIMWPQVISGAMGNVLNAVINYILLSVLDLGIAGSAAANAISQYSLAVFLFLYIYVKGLHIPTWDGWSGDCLQEWGSFFHLALPSMLMHCLEWWLYELAGFLAGVISETELAAQSVVYEVAVVVFMFPAGFSAAASVRVGKALGGGNTDQAKLSSKVSLLCALSVSCFLGAFLGISKDVIGYIFTTERDIIQRVANIMKLYSFIHVAEAISGVTGSIVRGAGKQKIGALCSLVGYYLIGFPIGVSLMFPVKMGILGLWTGFLISASLQSMFFIVFLCKLNWTKATEEALVRAGVHITERNTNASLSALDPREKYMRTSRSSSLTPVEERPEPLSSDQKPLGAVALSTRQLVLRRGATVLLMFVILAAGVIISEVLIRLLEK from the exons ATGGAAGATTTAGTATCTGAAAGTACATGTAGAGGGGTAATTGGTCAGTCCAAAACAGACGAAttgcctcctcctgctgctctcaGTGTTGACTCATCCTGCAGATCCTGCCTGAAAAGCATCAAGCGCTGGGTGCCTTTGGACTACAAGCATGAAATGGTTCAGCTTTTAAAACTTGCGGGTCCTGTG ttcatttcacaTTTGATGAGCTTCCTGATCAGCTTCGTCAGCGCGGTGTTCTGCGGTCACCTGGGAAAGACGGAGCTGGCAGGGGTGGCGTTAGCAATAGCAGTAGGCTATCTC GTCATAAATGTCACAGGTATTTCCATTGGCTGTGGTTTGATATCAGCATTTGATACTCTCATATCGCAG aCTTATGGAAGTGGTAACCTGAAGCGTGTAGGAGTGATACTCCAAAGAGGAGTTTTGATCCTCCTCTTAGCCTGTTTCCCCTGCTGGGCTCTCCTTATTAACACTCAGTCCATTTTGCTTGCTATCAGGCAGAGCACGGAGGTTGCAAG ACTGTCGCAGCTGTATGTGAAGATCTTTATGCCGGCTCTGCCA GCTGCCTTCATGTACCATCTGCAGGGGAGTTATCTTCAGAATCAG GGCATCATGTGGCCCCAGGTGATATCCGGAGCCATGGgaaatgttttaaatgctgTTATCAATTACATCCTCCTCAGTGTTCTGGATCTGGGGATTGC GGGATCCGCAGCTGCCAATGCCATCTCACAGTACTCCCTggctgtgtttctgtttttatacaTCTACGTCAAAGGGCTGCACATACCTACATGGGATG GCTGGTCTGGAGACTGCCTGCAAGAATGGGGTTCCTTCTTCCACTTGGCCCTCCCCAGCATGCTGATGCACTGTCTGGAGTGGTGGTTGTATGAGCTTGCAGGGTTCCTGGCTGGTGTCATCAGTGAAACAGAGTTGGCGGCTCAGTCTGTagtttatgaagtggctgttgtGGTTTTCATG TTTCCTGCGGGCTTTTCTGCTGCTGCCAGTGTAAGGGTTGGAAAGGCTCTTGGTGGTGGGAACACAGACCAAGCGAAGCTGTCCAGCAAGGTCTCCCTTCTCTGTGCAT TAAGTGTCTCATGTTTCCTTGGAGCCTTTCTTGGTATATCCAAGGATGTGATTGGTTACATATTTACCACAGAGAG AGACATTATACAGAGGGTGGCTAATATCATGAAGCTATACAGTTTCATCCATGTTGCTGAGGCTATTTCG GGTGTGACAGGAAGCATTGTCAGGGGTGCAGGGAAGCAGAAGATTGGTGCGCTGTGCAGCTTGGTGGGATACTACCTCATTGGGTTCCCGATTGGAGTATCTTTAATGTTCCCCGTGAAAATGGGAATTTTAG GGCTTTGGACTGGGTTTTTAATTAGTGCTTCTTTGCAGTCCATGTTTTTTATAGTTTTCCTGTGTAAACTAAACTGGACGAAAGCCACTGAGGAG GCACTTGTAAGAGCAGGAGTCCATATTACAGAGAGGAATACTAATG CTTCCCTCAGTGCCCTGGACCCAAGGGAAAAATACATGAGGACCAGCCGATCCAGTTCTCTGACTCCAGTAGAAGAAAGGCCAGAGCCACTCAGTTCAGATCAGAAGCCCTTGGGCGCCGTGGCCTTATCCACCAGGCAGCTGGTGTTACGGCGTGGTGCCACTGTGCTGCTAATGTTCGTCATCCTTGCTGCTGGAGTTATCATCAGCGAAGTTCTCATCAGACTCCTTGAAAAGTGA